Proteins encoded within one genomic window of Anser cygnoides isolate HZ-2024a breed goose chromosome 35, Taihu_goose_T2T_genome, whole genome shotgun sequence:
- the ATAT1 gene encoding alpha-tubulin N-acetyltransferase 1 isoform X3 → MEFPFDVAAVLGERVSVVDQHLRPAGRRGPAHRGDLEQQLRTVIDELGKASAKAQGLPAPVTSAARMETNRHVLYILRDADGRGTTKAAVIGFLKVGYKKLFLLDHSGAHNEAEPLCVLDFYVHESLQRHGYGRELFQHMLKSERLEPWRLAVDRPSEKLLAFLRKHYGLCHPIPQVNNFVIFEGFFSNQPVLREEAEPPWPFNLTAGRAGGSPVRGSLRPFLAERGPRRPAGTDGADPIRTLNGEGERQRRASSLGRAGH, encoded by the exons atGGAGTTCCCGTTCGACGTGGCGGCCGTGCTGGGCGAGCGCGTCTCCGTGGTGGACCAGCACCTGCGGCCCGCCGGGCGCCGCGGGCCCGCCCATCG GGGGgacctggagcagcagctgcggACGGTGATCGACGAGCTGGGCAAAGCCTCCGCCAAG gctcaAGGGCTGCCGGCCCCCGTCACCAGCGCGGCGCGCATGGAGACCAACCGCCACGTCCTCTACATCCTGCGGGACGCCGACGGACGGGG gaccaccAAAGCGGCGGTGATCGGGTTCCTCAAGGTGGGCTACAAGAAACTCTTCCTCCTG gaccacaGCGGGGCGCACAACGAAGCGGAGCCGCTCTGCGTCCTCGACTTCTACGTCCACGAGTCGCTGCAGCGGCACGGCTACGGCAGGGAGCTCTTCCAGCACATGCTGaag AGCGAGCGGCTGGAGCCGTGGCGCCTGGCCGTCGACCGCCCCTCGGAGAAGCTGCTCGCCTTCCTGCGCAAGCACTACGGCCTCTGCCACCCCATCCCGCAG GTGAACAACTTCGTCATCTTCGAGGGCTTCTTCAGCAACCAGCCGG TTTTAAGGGAAGAAGCGGAGCCCCCCTGGCCCTTCAACCTGACGGCGGGGCgcgcgggggggtccccggtgCGGGGCAGCCTGCGCCCCTTCCTGGCCGAGCGGGGGCCGCGGCGGCCTGCGGGGACGGACGGCGCCGACCCCATAAGGACCCTCAACGGCGAGGGCGAGCGGCAGCGCCGCGCCAG cTCCCTCGGCCGGGCTGGCCACTGA
- the ATAT1 gene encoding alpha-tubulin N-acetyltransferase 1 isoform X1: MEFPFDVAAVLGERVSVVDQHLRPAGRRGPAHRGDLEQQLRTVIDELGKASAKAQGLPAPVTSAARMETNRHVLYILRDADGRGTTKAAVIGFLKVGYKKLFLLDHSGAHNEAEPLCVLDFYVHESLQRHGYGRELFQHMLKSERLEPWRLAVDRPSEKLLAFLRKHYGLCHPIPQVNNFVIFEGFFSNQPAPSAGLATEPDAGSPPTPQRGFGGPWGVWSLPRPPMGARPPRGCPSPPVGARPHPTAPVGACPCPISFGGAFPCPVGACPPPPAPMCALPHPVGALPSPMGANPHPVGASPCPVGASPCPMGAHPRPPAPMAANPHPVGAAPPPPAPMGAPPHPVGACPRPIGASPHPPARVGALPHPVGAKTQPRGCCPSPPAPMGALPHPVGALSRPVGAAPPPSAPMGALPRPVGVAPPPPTTWVPPLPPRSLPFQ; this comes from the exons atGGAGTTCCCGTTCGACGTGGCGGCCGTGCTGGGCGAGCGCGTCTCCGTGGTGGACCAGCACCTGCGGCCCGCCGGGCGCCGCGGGCCCGCCCATCG GGGGgacctggagcagcagctgcggACGGTGATCGACGAGCTGGGCAAAGCCTCCGCCAAG gctcaAGGGCTGCCGGCCCCCGTCACCAGCGCGGCGCGCATGGAGACCAACCGCCACGTCCTCTACATCCTGCGGGACGCCGACGGACGGGG gaccaccAAAGCGGCGGTGATCGGGTTCCTCAAGGTGGGCTACAAGAAACTCTTCCTCCTG gaccacaGCGGGGCGCACAACGAAGCGGAGCCGCTCTGCGTCCTCGACTTCTACGTCCACGAGTCGCTGCAGCGGCACGGCTACGGCAGGGAGCTCTTCCAGCACATGCTGaag AGCGAGCGGCTGGAGCCGTGGCGCCTGGCCGTCGACCGCCCCTCGGAGAAGCTGCTCGCCTTCCTGCGCAAGCACTACGGCCTCTGCCACCCCATCCCGCAG GTGAACAACTTCGTCATCTTCGAGGGCTTCTTCAGCAACCAGCCGG cTCCCTCGGCCGGGCTGGCCACTGAGCCCGACGCCGggtcccccccgaccccacagaggggatttggggggccctggggggtcTGGTCCCTCCCACGGCCCCCCATGGGTGCTCGCCCCCCCCGTGGGTGCCCGTCCCCCCCCGTGGGTGCCCGtccccaccccactgcccccGTGggtgcctgtccctgccccataaGTTTTGGGGGTGCCTTTCCCTGCCCCGTGGGTGCTtgtcctccccccccagcacccatgtgTGCCCTTCCTCACCCCGTGGgtgcccttcccagccccatgGGTGCCAATCCCCACCCCGTGGGTGCCTCCCCTTGCCCTGTGGgtgcctctccctgccccatgggtgcccatccccgccccccagcacccatggctGCCAATCCCCACCCTGTGGGTgctgcccctccccccccagcacccatgggtgcccctcCCCACCCCGTGGGTGCCTGTCCCCGCCCCATAGGtgcctctccccaccccccagcacGCGTGGGTGCCCTTCCCCACCCCGTAGGTGCCAAAACCCAACCCCGTGGGTGctgcccctcccccccagcacccatgggtgcccttCCCCACCCTGTGGGTGCCCTTTCCCGCCCCGTGGGTGCTGCCCCtcccccctcagcacccatgggtgcccttCCCCGCCCCGTGGGTgttgcccctccccccccgacCACGTGGGtgccgcccctccccccccgttCGTTACCGTTTCAATAA
- the MRPS18B gene encoding small ribosomal subunit protein mS40 isoform X2 encodes MALGGGLALLRAAAGALRGPGRPLWGQGVPPSRPCSAEAPPKPSEPPSPYKEKPWEYLESAEYQEAYGDKPVWFGYRRHHKGAVPPRHTRKACLRKGKRVGNPCPICRDRHLFVDFRNVKLLDQFICPHSGSIFHPTHTGVCMKQHKLLLKAIAQAQDHGLLWLRIPFVPVPQDDFAARPPAVGKTPPAPQLTAGRAWYPWYDWQQPPPDAVARLRRLYKDYLRQEEGGPAPGGAPEAQ; translated from the exons ATGGCGCTGGGCGGGGGCCTGGCGCTgctgcgggcggcggcgggggccctGCGGGGACCGGGGCGGCCGCTGTGGGGCCAG ggtgtccccccgtCGAGGCCCTGCAGCGCCGAGGCGCCCCCCAAGCCCTCTGAGCCCCCGTCACCCTACAAGGAGAAGCCCTGGGAGTACCTGGAGAGCGCAG AGTACCAGGAGGCGTATGGGGACAAACCCGTCTGGTTCGGCTACCGGCGCCACCACAAGGGCGCCGTCCCGCCCCGGCACACCCGGAAGGCCTGTctg CGCAAGGGGAAGCGGGTGGGGAACCCGTGCCCCATCTGCCGGGACCGCCACCTCTTCGTGGATTTTCGG AACGTGAAGCTCCTGGACCAGTTCATCTGCCCCCACTCGGGCTCCATCTTCCACCCCACCCACACAG GGGTCTGCATGAAGCAGCACAAGCTCTTGCTGAAGGCCATCGCGCAGGCACAGGACCACG GCCTGCTGTGGCTGCGCATCCCCTTCGTGCCGGTGCCTCAGGACGACTTcgccgcccggcccccggccgTGGGGAAGAcgccgccggccccgcagcTGACGGCCGGCCGCGCCTGGTACCCGTGGTACGACtggcagcagccgccccccgaCGCCGTCGCCCGCCTCAGGCGTCTCTACAAGGACTACCTCCGGCAGGAGGagggcggcccggccccgggaggAGCCCCCGAGGCTCAGTGA
- the MRPS18B gene encoding small ribosomal subunit protein mS40 isoform X1, with translation MALGGGLALLRAAAGALRGPGRPLWGQGVPGVPPSRPCSAEAPPKPSEPPSPYKEKPWEYLESAEYQEAYGDKPVWFGYRRHHKGAVPPRHTRKACLRKGKRVGNPCPICRDRHLFVDFRNVKLLDQFICPHSGSIFHPTHTGVCMKQHKLLLKAIAQAQDHGLLWLRIPFVPVPQDDFAARPPAVGKTPPAPQLTAGRAWYPWYDWQQPPPDAVARLRRLYKDYLRQEEGGPAPGGAPEAQ, from the exons ATGGCGCTGGGCGGGGGCCTGGCGCTgctgcgggcggcggcgggggccctGCGGGGACCGGGGCGGCCGCTGTGGGGCCAG ggtgtccccggtgtccccccgtCGAGGCCCTGCAGCGCCGAGGCGCCCCCCAAGCCCTCTGAGCCCCCGTCACCCTACAAGGAGAAGCCCTGGGAGTACCTGGAGAGCGCAG AGTACCAGGAGGCGTATGGGGACAAACCCGTCTGGTTCGGCTACCGGCGCCACCACAAGGGCGCCGTCCCGCCCCGGCACACCCGGAAGGCCTGTctg CGCAAGGGGAAGCGGGTGGGGAACCCGTGCCCCATCTGCCGGGACCGCCACCTCTTCGTGGATTTTCGG AACGTGAAGCTCCTGGACCAGTTCATCTGCCCCCACTCGGGCTCCATCTTCCACCCCACCCACACAG GGGTCTGCATGAAGCAGCACAAGCTCTTGCTGAAGGCCATCGCGCAGGCACAGGACCACG GCCTGCTGTGGCTGCGCATCCCCTTCGTGCCGGTGCCTCAGGACGACTTcgccgcccggcccccggccgTGGGGAAGAcgccgccggccccgcagcTGACGGCCGGCCGCGCCTGGTACCCGTGGTACGACtggcagcagccgccccccgaCGCCGTCGCCCGCCTCAGGCGTCTCTACAAGGACTACCTCCGGCAGGAGGagggcggcccggccccgggaggAGCCCCCGAGGCTCAGTGA
- the C35H6orf136 gene encoding uncharacterized protein C6orf136 homolog: protein MSPTAHARLPPSLPPPPSHRACAPTLPSRSPSGASRRFRRACGVCAPPPPRPTGGACAPGPGGAAHAQAARRLAEERRGGQRGGSANVPARPRRRRPPPPARLARGRRLLGRAGPPAPPLPGQAAGPSAGPRPLLAAPAPSPSATAAAAASSAAPPGAPGLPRPVPPPPPGSPKPGPRSRSHRREPSSTPLPSSCFEPPEPRASPPAAPQAPPPGMEQHLALMHQKLRHELPNFFLKIPDYALYSPDVGFVNRPLRLRTRGRAMYQVAVALCRAAAWGYFASLRLEVLALTQHPEDWSIRARWRLTGLPFHLCLLRFYRRDKRELLRSYDAFSTFFLDSHGLIRCHHVDKLMPAPPAVSEAKKLLVAAAAVAAAAGLAEPGTGPALRLALKPRDPRDPRGLHETTPLSPPGLPPPIT, encoded by the exons ATGAGCcccaccgcgcatgcgcgcctccccccctccctccccccgcctccctcccaccgcgcatgcgcccccaccctcccctcccGGTCACCTTCCGGAGCCTCCCGCCGCTTTCGCCGCGCCTGCGGCGTGTgcgcgccgccccccccccgccccaccggCGGCGCATGCGCGCCGGGCCCCGGCGGCGCCGCGCATGCGCAGGCCGCTCGCCGGCTGGCTGAGGAGAGGCgaggggggcagcggggcggtTCCGCCAATGTtccggcacggccccgccgccgccggcctccGCCTCCTGCCCGCCtggcccggggccgccgcctcctgggccgggccgggcccccaGCGCCGCCGTTACCGGGCCAGGCCGCAG GACCCTCAGCCGGGCCGAGGCCGCTGCTCGCTGCTCCCGCTCCTTCCCCCTCCGCcaccgccgctgccgccgcctcctccgccgcccccccgggcgcccccgggCTCCCCCGGCCCGttcccccgccgccccccggctccccgaAACCCGGACCCCGATCCCGATCCCACCGGAGGGAACCGTCCTCGACGCCGCTGCCGTCCTCCTGCTTCGAGCCCCCCGAACCCCGCGCCTcgcccccggcggccccccaggcccccccgcCCGGCATGGAGCAGCACCTGGCCCTCATGCACCAGAAGCTGCGGCACGAG ctccccaacTTCTTCCTCAAGATCCCCGACTACGCCCTCTACTCCCCGGACGTCGGGTTCGTCAACCGCCCCCTGCGCCTCCGCACGCG GGGCCGGGCCATGTACCAGGTGGCCGTGGCCCTTTGCCGCGCCGCCGCCTGGGGCTACTTCGCCAGCCTGCGCCTGGAGGTGCTGGCCCTCACCCAGCACCCCGAGGACTGGAGCATCCGCGCCCGCTGGCGCCTCACGGGGCTGCCCTTCCACCTCTGCCTGCTGCGCTTCTACCGCCGCGACAAGCGCGAGCTGCTGCG gtcctaCGACGCCTTCTCCACCTTCTTCCTCGACTCCCACGGCCTCATCCGCTGCCACCACGTGGACAAG ctgatgccggcccccccggccgtgTCCGAGGCCAAGAAGCTgctggtggcggcggcggcggtggcggcggcggcggggctggccgAACCGGGGACGGGGCCGGCGCTGCGCCTCGCCCTCaagccccgggacccccgggacccccgggggctGCATGAAAccacccccctttcccccccgggactccccccccccataacttaa
- the MRPS18B gene encoding small ribosomal subunit protein mS40 isoform X3, translating into MALGGGLALLRAAAGALRGPGRPLWGQGVPGVPPSRPCSAEAPPKPSEPPSPYKEKPWEYLESAEYQEAYGDKPVWFGYRRHHKGAVPPRHTRKACLNVKLLDQFICPHSGSIFHPTHTGVCMKQHKLLLKAIAQAQDHGLLWLRIPFVPVPQDDFAARPPAVGKTPPAPQLTAGRAWYPWYDWQQPPPDAVARLRRLYKDYLRQEEGGPAPGGAPEAQ; encoded by the exons ATGGCGCTGGGCGGGGGCCTGGCGCTgctgcgggcggcggcgggggccctGCGGGGACCGGGGCGGCCGCTGTGGGGCCAG ggtgtccccggtgtccccccgtCGAGGCCCTGCAGCGCCGAGGCGCCCCCCAAGCCCTCTGAGCCCCCGTCACCCTACAAGGAGAAGCCCTGGGAGTACCTGGAGAGCGCAG AGTACCAGGAGGCGTATGGGGACAAACCCGTCTGGTTCGGCTACCGGCGCCACCACAAGGGCGCCGTCCCGCCCCGGCACACCCGGAAGGCCTGTctg AACGTGAAGCTCCTGGACCAGTTCATCTGCCCCCACTCGGGCTCCATCTTCCACCCCACCCACACAG GGGTCTGCATGAAGCAGCACAAGCTCTTGCTGAAGGCCATCGCGCAGGCACAGGACCACG GCCTGCTGTGGCTGCGCATCCCCTTCGTGCCGGTGCCTCAGGACGACTTcgccgcccggcccccggccgTGGGGAAGAcgccgccggccccgcagcTGACGGCCGGCCGCGCCTGGTACCCGTGGTACGACtggcagcagccgccccccgaCGCCGTCGCCCGCCTCAGGCGTCTCTACAAGGACTACCTCCGGCAGGAGGagggcggcccggccccgggaggAGCCCCCGAGGCTCAGTGA
- the ATAT1 gene encoding alpha-tubulin N-acetyltransferase 1 isoform X2 codes for MEFPFDVAAVLGERVSVVDQHLRPAGRRGPAHRGDLEQQLRTVIDELGKASAKAQGLPAPVTSAARMETNRHVLYILRDADGRGTTKAAVIGFLKVGYKKLFLLDHSGAHNEAEPLCVLDFYVHESLQRHGYGRELFQHMLKSERLEPWRLAVDRPSEKLLAFLRKHYGLCHPIPQVNNFVIFEGFFSNQPAPQRRPPQKRPEEEIKPYSLPERDFLREEAEPPWPFNLTAGRAGGSPVRGSLRPFLAERGPRRPAGTDGADPIRTLNGEGERQRRASSLGRAGH; via the exons atGGAGTTCCCGTTCGACGTGGCGGCCGTGCTGGGCGAGCGCGTCTCCGTGGTGGACCAGCACCTGCGGCCCGCCGGGCGCCGCGGGCCCGCCCATCG GGGGgacctggagcagcagctgcggACGGTGATCGACGAGCTGGGCAAAGCCTCCGCCAAG gctcaAGGGCTGCCGGCCCCCGTCACCAGCGCGGCGCGCATGGAGACCAACCGCCACGTCCTCTACATCCTGCGGGACGCCGACGGACGGGG gaccaccAAAGCGGCGGTGATCGGGTTCCTCAAGGTGGGCTACAAGAAACTCTTCCTCCTG gaccacaGCGGGGCGCACAACGAAGCGGAGCCGCTCTGCGTCCTCGACTTCTACGTCCACGAGTCGCTGCAGCGGCACGGCTACGGCAGGGAGCTCTTCCAGCACATGCTGaag AGCGAGCGGCTGGAGCCGTGGCGCCTGGCCGTCGACCGCCCCTCGGAGAAGCTGCTCGCCTTCCTGCGCAAGCACTACGGCCTCTGCCACCCCATCCCGCAG GTGAACAACTTCGTCATCTTCGAGGGCTTCTTCAGCAACCAGCCGG ccccccagcGCCGCCCACCCCAAAAACGCCCGGAGGAGGAGATCAAACCCTACTCCTTACCGGAGCGCGACT TTTTAAGGGAAGAAGCGGAGCCCCCCTGGCCCTTCAACCTGACGGCGGGGCgcgcgggggggtccccggtgCGGGGCAGCCTGCGCCCCTTCCTGGCCGAGCGGGGGCCGCGGCGGCCTGCGGGGACGGACGGCGCCGACCCCATAAGGACCCTCAACGGCGAGGGCGAGCGGCAGCGCCGCGCCAG cTCCCTCGGCCGGGCTGGCCACTGA